The genomic segment CGACGCACATTGCGGCGAGGTGAGGAGTTGCGTGTCATGAACTACAACGAGCAATTTCAACATCCGTACGATCCGTCTGATCCCAATCGCTCTTCCGCCGGCGGCCGCCGCAACGCGTCGGATCTTCACGTGAGTGACGTCTCCAGGGGCTTGCACATAACGGGCTAACCAACCGGCGCAAGCGATCTGGGAACGAAGATGACGTCGAACGTGAGGATGAAAGCCGAAATGTCGTCGGCAATCATCCAGCTGAAGAAGCTCCCCGTCTCGAAGTTCGGCGCCGGCCGCCCGCATCGCCCGATGAAGAACTCGAATGGGATCTGCCGTGCGCAGAAGATCCCGATGATGACCCCGAGGGGACTCCGCCGTCCGAAGAGGACGATCTTGAGCCAAGCCTGGCTAAAGCAAAGAAGCGTGGTCGCCGTGTGGGCACCCGGCCGGGCGCAATTCGCAGCGGGCAGGAAGACCACTATGTCGGAGAGACACCGATGATGTGTTTAGAGAACAAGCTCGTCGGGGCGCGCTCCTTGCTCGCTCTCGATTTCCTGACGGTGATCGATGCCTTCACGCGCAATGTCACCGACGTCATCGACGGACCTCCTCCTCTGTCCTTTGACGTGCGCGGCGAAGCGACGGTGCAGCGGATCGACTACGCGATCTTCCATCAGGATGGGCAGCGCGATCTTGTTCTGGTGAGAACCCTCTCCTGGCTGTCGTATCGCGTAAGAAAACTGAGTGTAACGCCCAGAGATTTCATTGATGCGATGTCGTCGGCAGCCCGCCGCATTGGTTTTGGATTCCGCTTCGTAGCCGAGAACGATATTCGGATTCAGCCGCGCCTTTCGAACGCAAGGATGCTTCGGCGACACCTCGTCGGATATGCCGAGAACGTCCAAAAGCTCTTGGCAATCGAAGCATTGGCGCAGCTTCCTGAGGAATCGTCGATCGCCGCCTTGCAGGAGCAAGTTGGCAGCCGCCTCGATGCATTCGCCCTCGCCCTCCAGCTCGACTGGCTCGGACACATCAGAGTGGATCGTCGCACCGCGTTCAGCCGTCACTCCACATTCGTGAAGACCTAATTCCACCTGCGTCAGGAGGAATGCAAATGAACCTTGCGCACGTTCCCGTTCAAATCCGTACCGGAGCCACTATCCGCATCGACACTCGCCGCTATCTCGTCGGTCCGCCTGGAGACCAGGTTCGTGTATTTACCGATAAGGAGTCCGGCACCGAGAAGGCTTTAGCAAACACTGCAATTCTTCACATGATGCGTTCGGGCCGGATCACGACCGACGCTGCCTTTCGTGCTCTCCCCCCGGTCGTCCAAGACAATCTGCAGGTGGACTGGGGCGCATTCTCCGATGTCGAACGGTTGTCGGCGGAACGAAAGTATCCCTTCGTCAAAGCTATCGATGACCTCCCCGCACCATTTCGAGACAAACGGAAGCATGTCTTGCCTGTCATCGAGCGCGTCCTCGGTGAAGCAACAGACGATTTGCGTCCGCACAGGGACGTCACCTTCCGTACCGCTCGGGAATGGTACCTGCGCTGGCTGGTAGCTGGGCGGGACATTCGCGCTCTGGTCGACAATCACCGAAAGAAGGGCAATCGGACACCTCGTCTGGAGGAATGGCACAAACAGGAGATCATGAAAGGCATCGATGAGGTCTATCGAAACGAAATCGCTGGTTCGAAAGCCGATGCCCGCGCAGCGGCCGCTCGCCACATTTTGCTTCGCGCGGACCGCGACGGCCTTGGTCTTCCGACGCTTGGCGCCAAGGAGGTGATCGGAAAGCATTTGGTCTCGCGAATGATCAACAAGATGGAAGTCTACGATCTGACCGTCGCGAGACATGGCAAAAGACAAGCGGACTTTCTGATGAAAGCGGTTCGAGCGGGACCTGCCTGCAGCATGCCGCTCGAAGAAGCGGAGGTTGATCACACGCCACTTGACCTAATTGTCGTAGACAAAAATGGCCTCGTCCTCGGTCGCCCGTGGCTCACGGTCATCATCGATCGTTGGTCACGAATGATCCTTGGCCTGTCACTCAGCTTCACGCCGCCTTCCTGGGTTAGCGTCATGGAAGCGCTCAGGGTGGCAGTCCAGCCCAAAGAAGGCCTGCTCGCGAAGGTCAGTGAAGCGGCTGGCCGAGATGTCACCTTCCGCTTTCCTTGGCCGTGCTACGGCCCGATGACGCGGCTATTCTGCGATAATGGCGCTGAGTTTCGCTCGACGTCCATGAGGCAGACCGAACGCGCGTTGAATATGCAGATCGTCGATCTGCCGAGAGCAGCGGGATGGCTCAAAGGGCGCGTCGAGCGCTGGTTTAGGACACACAACCAGGGCATCATTCACAAGCTGCCGGGCACGACCAAGTCGAACCCTCGAGACCGCGGAACCTACAAGTCCGAAAAGCACGCGGTCCTTACTCTCGAAGACGCAAATTGGATCATCGCGAAATGGATCGTGGATGTCTACCACACGACCAAACACTCCGAGATTGGGGAGCCCCCGCTGGACCGATGGACGAGAGGCATTATCGAGGTTGGAGAGCGCCCTGCTCCGCCTGAGGAACTCCTTGTTCCGCTGACCGGTCTCGTAATCGACCGCCACCTAAGATCTCCCGGTATTGAGTTCGAAGGCCTGCGATGGAATTCCAATGCCTTCTCGGGGCTCCGGAATAGGCTTGCCGGAAATAGCGCTGTGACTGTCCGGATCGACCCACTGGATTTAAGGACGGCGTACATTCTCGATCCTACCGCCTTGGACGCGAAAGCGAAATGGGTGGAAGGCTATCTTCAAGCAGATGAAGATGTCGCAAAGCTGACACTCTATCAATATCGGGTTCTGAAGAAGGCGCGTCAGAATGCAGACGACGAGTGCTTCGATCCGAAAAAGGCTTTAGCTCGGGCGAAATCGAGCCAAGAGATCATCGATCTCATCGACGAACGCAGCCCCCGCAAGAAATTGCCGAAAAAAGCGGTCCGCTTCCTGACCGATGGTCGCAATCCTTCCGAGCATCTCCGTGGCGAGCGCCTTTGTTCGGATGAAAGCGAACGGGAGTTGGGCTCCTACGATCCAGATAGCGCTCTGATGTCACCGCCACCCGACGAGCGGGGCCCCTACCGTGATCGTACTCCGGCCGTCGAAGCCCCACATGCGCAGGCGCCTCTCCCACCGGAGGTCGATCTTGACGCCTTCGCAGCCAGTGCAGACGCAGAATGCGAGCCGAAGCGCGATGTAACACCTGATCAATCACCGCCGATCTTAGTTGTGAAGCGGCGCTCTCTTGACTAATTGACGGAGTCACAAATGCAGTGGAGTACTCGCTCTGTAGAAGAGCGCCGAAAGCATATCGGCAGTTTTGTTGCCGTCACGCCGACGATGAAGCGAGCGACGGATGTTTTCCGTCGTTGTTACCGCGAGCACCACGAAGATCCACAGGCGAGCTGCTCGTTCGTTGTCGGCGAAACCGGTGTCGGGAAGACGACCGCTGCGAACGACTTCATGGAGGAAATCCGCGAAGAATATCGCGGCATGCTCAAAGACGGCATCGACGTCCAGACGATCGATCCTAAAACCTATCCGACGAACATGAGCGTGACATTTCAGGAGCCAGGCCGCGGTCTCGTTCGCCCGGTTCTTAAGATTATGGTCAGCAAGAAGACCACCTACAAACAATTGTTCGGTGAGACGTTAGCCGCGCTCGGCATGCCCACCAAGCGGGCCACCTTGGCGGAAATGAAGTCGATTCTTCGTCGACAGATCGAGGGGCAAGGCGTGCGAATGATTATTTTCGACGAATGCCAACACATCGTCGATAGCAGCCAAATTCGCGATCCGTACGAGGCCGCAGACTTTCTGAAGGAGCTGATGAAAGAGACCCGCGTCCAAATCTGCTGCGTCGGGCTTCACTATGCGACGGACTTCCTGATTGAGAATGGGCAGCTCGAGACCATGAAGAGCGAGGAACATCATATGAGACCCTTTCCGCTCGATTTAAGCGAAAGGGAGGAATTGTCCATGTTCTTGAGGTCACTGTCGGACGACTTGCCCTTTGATCGCAAGCCGCAGCTGTTCGCGCCTCCCCTGGCCCTTCGACTTCACCTCGCCTCCGACGGTTACGTGGGTTATATCACTAAGTACGTCTCATTGGCAGCGAAAGACGCGATCGACCAGAACCTCGATACAGTGACGATTGATCTTCTTGGTGACGCGTATGCTCGCAAGCATAATGTTCCTGACAAGGAGAACCCGTTCCGAGTGACGGGAGAGATCGACGAGGACGGCTTTCAGAAGATCAAAGCTGCCCGCAGAAAGATGCTTGAGGAAGAGGCTCGTAAGAGCCGGGCAGCTCGCCGGAAAAAGGAACGGGAAAAATCACTCAGAAAGGCAGCTGCGGCGGCATGAGAGTTGACTATTTCCCTCTATTGGTCTCCCCGGGTGAAGACGAACCAGCTCATGCGCTTCTCCGTCGCCTTGCGAGACGTAACGGCATCGATAATCGTGGTGTGATGACAGAGCTGACAGGCCTGTCCGCCTCGCGACTAAGACGGGGTGACGGTGTCGAGAAGCTCGCTCACCTCCTTAATTGCAATCCTGATGTCCTCTCGCACTCCACAGCGCAATCGATCGTCAAGGGAATCGTGTCGTTGCGGGGCGAACCATTACGTTTGGCTGACGACCTTCTCCAGAAGGAACGAAGAGTCTGCCCCGTTTGCATTTCTGAGGGAGCATATCAGCGGTTTTGGTTTGAGCTTTCGTTCGTGTCGACTTGCCCTAAGCACCGAGTTGCCCTTGTCGACGCCTGCTCGTGCGGCAAACCACTCTCTTGGGACGACGTAAATATCGAAAAGTGCTCCCATTGCGAAGATGGCAGCGTATATCGCTTGACGCCTTTGACCCCTCACGAAGACGTATTGATGATGAACCGATGGGCCTTGGGACGGCTCGGTGTCGGAAGAACGGTCTCGATTCCGATCTTGGACTCAATGCCGTTGTGGATCGCTCTAAACGTCGTGAGCCGCGTCGGCGTCGTTGCGATCAAGGGCTACACCTTCTGGCGCGGCGTAGATGGCTATGACACACCAGCTCACGAAATTCGAGCCGCAGGATTTCGTATTCTGCAATCAGGGCGGCTCGATCAGCTCCTCGACGAGGTCTACGGTCAATACCTAGCCGAAAAGACGAAGAACTACGCGGAGACCTATAGAACGATCTATGGCTTCTTCGGAGAGTGGTTCAAGGTTTGGTACAACAGCAAATATTTCGTTGAAGGCGCCCGCCCGTTCGCCGACATCGTCATCGCAAACGCTGCGCGTAAAAAGGTCGTTGACCTCGAAATGAAGAAGACAACCCGCCATGCCAAACGCACCTCTTCCGCTGTGGGTCGTTCCGGCCGAGGACGAGCCTCCGCACGGGATGTTGCTCCGGCTTGCTGAGCGAAATGGCATCAAGACCTACGCTCAACTCTCAGCGTTGACCGAGCTGACCATTCGCGATTTGCGAAACGGCATCGGAGTCAACCGCCTCGCCGCAATTTTGCACTGCGACCCTGATCGCCTCCTCGATTGTACGCCTCTTGTCTCAAGCGCCTCTTTCGCCATTCGAGGAGAGCGTTTCAGCGCAAAGCAGGCGGTGAAGCAGTCCGTGCGTCGCCTCTGTCCCGATTGTGTTCGGCAATCTGCTCACCATCGATTCTGGTTCGACCTCGAATTCGTCACCACTTGCCCTGCTCACGGTAGACCTCTCATTCGGACATGTTCTTGCGGACAGCCTCTTTCCTGGGCGGATGTGAGAATTTCGAAATGTCGGCGGTGCGACAACGGCGACGTCACCACAGTCCCGTGGACACCGGCCAACCCGGATATCATCGAGATGGATCGATGGATTCTGGGGCGGCTCGGTGTTGGCAAGGCAGCTCCGGCGTCATTCCTCGATGGTCTCGATTTGGGTGCGGCGCTCCATTTGATGCAGAACGTCGGCGTGCTCGACCTCGGAGGTTATCAAACCGCGTGGCCAGAACCAGCGGATTTCGGTGTGTCGATGGCCGAGGCGCGGTCGCGAGGCTTCAAGGTCCTTAAGCATGACCGACTGAGCGAAATTATGGACCGCGTTTGCGCGGAATTCGTAACCTCAAAGTCAGGTAGAGCGGCCACGATTAAAAATGCCTATGGATGGTTCGGCCAATGGCTTCTAGATCTTCAGCCTCAGGATGTGGCTGATCGAATCTGCGAGATGGCCCCCAACAACGCGCCGGGGCAAACGCGGTGGCCGCTATCCGGAAGAATGGCTGACTTCCGTCAGGCGAGCTAGGTCGGGGCTTCGACCATCGGACAGCCGACCTTATCCCGATGACAAGGCTATCTGTACAGGCGCTTGCTTCGAAAACGTCGGGTCAGGATGGAAACATCTCGTCGAACGCACCTCGAATGAAGAATGTGCATTGAGATTGACTGGTCAGTCTCCCCTTTGTGAGGCAAGTGCCGCCACGTACTGTTTGCGTGTGCTGCTTTCCCGCAACGTTTGAGTGGCCTCGCAGGATGGTCTATACGGCTTGTTTAGGGCTGAGGTAGTGTCTGATGACAACGAGAAACGTTGCGAGAATAGATGGAAGCCACTTCAGACGATAAGGTCCTGCCTGGGCACGGACGACTCGCTTGCAATCGTTGCTTTGGCTCGTCTCAGGTAAGTTGGGGCCAAACGATCCATGAGCCTGGCAACGGTTGGAGTATAGTCAACAACCCGATGTCATGGGGCAGCCGTTCACCTAGAATCCTCGTTCTTGGTTTTTCAAAAGGCGGGAACCAGAACGCTAAGATTCTTACCACACCTCACGACGAGGTCGCGTTCAAGGGCGGGCGCACTAACCTGTCAACCATTCTCGAAACACTCGGGGTGAAATCGAAATACTGGCCGATCGATGAACTCATCAGTTGCCAGAACGGAAATTTCGCATTCGGATCGCTTGTCCGCTGTTCGGTGAAAAAACGGAGCGGTGACAAATGGCTGATGTCCGGAAAGGACATTATGTCATCGTGCCTTCAGGACAACGAAATGGGCGACGTGATTGAGAATTGTGTCTCCCAGTATATTGGTCAACTACCAGCATCGGTTCGCCTAGTCGTGATGCTCGGCAATGATCTAAAGTACATTGCAGGGTGCTACGCGGCCATTCGAAAGGTGCGTCCTCATCTGAAGACGATCAACGCTGTCGCGTATGGCGATGACCAGGTGACCTTCATTCACACTGTTCACTTCAAGGCGCAGGGCTCTCTCGTTCCGAATTGGTCGACGGGCACTCCAGGCAACTCTAAGAAGCTGGAAACAGACCAGCCTCTCAAACGTGAACTCGCCAAGGAAGCTGTTTCCAAAGCGATTTGGCAGCCGGTCGTGTGGCAGAAGAATAACGGCATCCTCTATCACGCCACCAACAGGGAGAATCGGGAAAGCATCCAAACACACGGATTGCTCTTGAACCCAGAGGGCGGAGAAGGAACACCAAGCATCACCGGGGGCTTCTTTTTCTCTCGCAAGAAGCCCCCGGCTTCCGAGCATATCGATGTTTGGGAGGTGAATGCCGAAGGGTTGCAACTTCAACTGGACGATATCGACCTGCCGCTCGAATTGGACGACACTTGGTGGGTCCATTACGGCCAGCCCGTCATCGAACCTTGGCGCCTCACTCTGGTGTCCAGCCAACCGCTCGGAGAGCCGACATAGCACACTAGATCAATGCGACGATGAAACGCGTCAAGCGGTCTATTGCCTTAAAGTACGCCCGCACGTAACGAATCACACCCAATTCTCGAGCAGCGGGCAGAACTGCGCCTTCTGATGAACTTCTACCTGAATATTGTCGAATGCTACCTTGCCATCTGAACTTCGCCTCGATTCGCTAGAGGCAAACCATTGGCCAAATACTAAATAGTCCCGATCGAGATCGAGCTGCGAAAGCAGATGAGGCTGCGCGCAGATTCTCGGGACAACGTAAATGGCATTATGCTTAGCCTCCTCAGCATAACATTGAAGGTGGCCTTCCTTTCTGATTTTAGGTCGAACCAATAGCGCGACCGGATGCCAACTCTTGGTATATCTCGCAGATCTAAGGTATCGAACCAATCTTCCAGCGTTTCCTTCGCCAAAATATAGATGGCTCCAATCGATAGGCGAGGCCCTGTAAGTCACTTCGATCCGACGACGAACCACAGAATCGTCTTCGAGTAATTCCGCTATTCTTGCCAATCCTGCTGCGGTGCGGCAGTAAGGTGCGAGCATATCCCCAGACCACACCTGCGCGGTTCGCGCTCTATTACTCTCTAAATCGCCTCCGCGAGGGCTATGGGCAAATTCCTTGAAGCGATCGTGAATTATATTCAGTCTCAATCGATACTTGCCGTTTGCCAACAGACTCAGGGGTCGACGTGAAACATCGATGTCATTGCCGATCGCAGAGAGATAACGGAGTTGCGCTTCCAGCGTGTACTTGCAATCGTCGTTGTGATCATTCCCCTTAGCCAGGCGGAGATGATGAGCCACCTTTATCTTGCCGCCACCACGTGAATATGGCGAGACGTACGATATTGGCGCCCCGCAACCCTCGCACGATAGCGACTGGTTTGCCATCGCTTGCGAGATCGCAACTATCTCTCCCGATGCATTGCGAGCTCGATACATTTTTAGGCCTTTGGCCATGGCTGCCCTCCATGGCCTGTACCTATGCGACGACTTTCAAAATTTTGCTAAATTCACCGCGACCGAATATTCTTCAACAATTCTGCGTCGAAAGTGGATTCTTATCGTCGCCTTTTGCAACTGCTTCAATTTAGCGAAAAGACCACTTGCCTGGCGACCAAGATACGCTCGGGAGCACTCATCTTCCAACAAAAGTGTAACTGCCGTTTCATCGGCGAGCTTGCACAACTCCACCTGAAGAACTCGCGGAGGCGGCGGTTCAGCAATAAGCAGATCAAAACCGGCGCTGCCCGAGTCTGTGAAGCCCATGTAGCCTTTGAAGAAGATTGGCTGCTTATTCCAGCGCGAGGAGCGGCAACTTGTTTTCAGCGATTGACGATCAGCAATTTCCATTTCGAAACATCCTGACGACCTTGAAATATGATCGCCACGGACTTTGCATGACGCAAATTCAGGAGGAAGGACGGCGACAACGTCTCGTTGTCCTGGAAAGCGTTTGGTTTCAATCATCAAAGGGAGCTGGCGTTCGGAACGCGTGTCCGTACATCAGGCGATTTCGGGAGAATTAGTTTCCGCACTCGATCATCGCCATAGCCAAATCAAACACTTCAATGAACACGGTATTCCGCTCTACCACCACCTTCAGCTGCTGCGGCGTTGTGAGATTTTCGGCATGCACACTGCATTCTACGACGCCTCTGACGTCACCGTGTCCTTCGAAGAGCACTTCGAACTCGATAAAATGATCGCTCGTCTGGTGTCGCCACAAATCACAGGTTTGCGCACCGCTTCGAACTAGCTCTGACTTCGGCCAAGATGAATAGTAAAATTCTTCAGGATTGTGGGGCTCCCGTCGTAGGTATGGAGGAAGCGAGAACTGCGAGATAGGGGTGATCGTAGGCGCTACGATGTTGGCTAATGAAGCTCGCATAGCTGCATCAGCTGCGGTGATACCCAGCATTGAGTCTTGAAACCGCTTGAGCGCACCGACATCGACCGCGCCAGACGTCGCCAGCCTTTTGGCTGCATCCAATGCATGTTGATATTGTTTCGGAATATCAACGCCACGCAGTGAAGACAATGGTACGCGTCCCACTATTTCGAGATTTGAGGCGGGCAAAGGTTCGCATGTGACCGTTTCTCGAAACGCAGGTGGTTGAGGAGGAGATGGCAGCCGTGTCACAGGGCTTGGGGATGATCTGACAGTTGAGCCTTTATCCTCGTCTTCTACGTCGTCGTTCTTGCCTCCTCGCATCAACGCCAACGGCCCCGAAGTCGCGAATTCGACTCTGACCCGCGATGCGGGTCGTGATCCTTCGTTTGACATCGTCCACTGAAGGACAGCAGGCGGTGCGTCCTCGTCCCGTCCGAAGTGGAAGTTTGTCAGAATTTCTCGGCAGCTCTTTATCCACTCTGGATAGCGGACGTCGCGATAGGTGGCGATCTCTTCCTCTGTCGGAGCCGAGTATTCGACGGTTTTGGTCTCTCGGATTCCAACAGTAGTAACGCTCGGAGGGGGCGTAAAATCGGTACGGATGGGGTGTTTGAGGAGCAGCAACTCGATGAGTTGGGCAACTTCTTCTTCCTTTAAGGGCTTGGCGACCTTGCCGATGACCTTCACAAAGCGATTAGCATCAGCCGTCTCGCAGCGAATGGCAATTTTAGGTTCGAGGTCGCGATAGGCCTCCAGATCCTTTTTCAGCTCACGGATCTGCTTCGCTTCGGTCGTCTCCGCTGGGGGACGGCGCCAGCTCTGATCAATCATCAGAAACGGGATGCCCAAATCGAGTGCCATGCCCGCCGGACCGCCGTCATCTGTGAATAGTTTCACCTCGTATCCAGAGGCCTCTTTGTTCAATTCCGAGACAATCCCGATGAGCCTTTCGTCAGCCTTCGCGTAATCGAGATGATCTTTGTAGGCCGGATCTGGCAGGACACTCGTCATCCTGCGAAGAACAACGTGAGGTCCAGAAGTCCGGATTGAAGCGTCTTGGACGCCTTGCGTAAGCATGCTCCGGAAGCGTCCGAAAATGTCGAGCGCACGGTCGCGCGTGCGTCCACTGCCCTTCTTGTGCTTGTCGATCTCGTCCAAGACAGGCTTCGTCAGAAGCAGCACGATCGGGTCGAAGCCAAGTTCCTCCCACGGGAGCTGTTCGAGTGTTCTGAACTCGAAGAACAGATTGGTGTCGGGGACGAGATGCAGTTCCATGACCTACGCTGCGCAACCTGGGATAGACAGGTCAGCCTACACTCGATTGCAGGATTCGCACCGGGTCGAAAGCGTTTCAGCACCACAGGTGGTGTAGGCCGCTTCGGCAGCGGTAAAGTTGCTTCCGCGAAGGGTGTTTCGGTACCGCACTCCCGGCTAGGCAAAGCTCGAAAAACGCGACGCCTTTATGGGGTGAAAACGTCTGGCCACGACGGTCTTATGGGGTGCGCCGCGTTTTCTTATGGGGTGCGAGCTGGACTGAATTCATTGAAAAATTCGGATTTTTGGGTGGCCTTTATGTGGGGAGCAACACTCGGTTTGCCCAGTGCAAGGTCGGCATTCCCCCGCGACGATCATGGCGATGCACCAAGATGGACGCGCTTCTTGGCTCGCTGAGCTGCGGTCACCACGCTCAGCTCGGACAGCGCCGTGACAGCGGTCGGATATGCGAAGCATCGCGACTGACGTTGTCCGCCGCCGTGGGCGGTCATCCACCACGCGCAGCCGCGAGCACTCTGCGAAAGGTCGGCTCCAGATCGGCCAATGCAGCCCCTCTTCACGAGCCGGTTTCGAACGACGAGTTGGGTTTGGCGCGATGCAGCCATCACTCGTTCGGTGGCCGAGGGTTGCTGTCTCCGTCGTTGTGTCGTCGGTATTCTTCAGCCCCCGCTGGAAGCGATCCTGGCCGGTCGGCTGTCCGGATGCACAATGTCGGCGCCGCGACCGCGTCGTCGGCCGCGGTCGATGCGGCCAGCATGAGATCAGACATTGTCGGTTTCAATTCGGACGCGAGGAGACAGGAAGTAACATTGTTTGTTGCCGGCTCTCTGACAACGGCGCATTCATCCGTCCGAAGGCTGCACGCCGAAGATATCGCCACGAGACCGCGAAGTAATTCTGAATCTCGATCACAGGTCGGCCCATGCATCCGCTTCACCGCGAAAACCACCTCATCAATCGAATTGGCTGGTTGCGTGCCGCAGTCCTGGGCGCCAACGACGGGATCATTTCGACGGCCAGCTTGGTCGTCGGAGTTGCCGCGGCTGCGACCTCGTCCAAGGAGGTCCTGCTCGCCGGCGTCGCCGGCCTGGTTGCGGGTGCGATGTCCATGGCCGCAGGCGAATATGTCTCCGTCAGCTCACAATCAGATACCGAACAGGCGGATCTGGCACGCGAGCGCAAGGAGTTGGCCGACGCGCCGGACTCCGAGCTCGATGAGCTGACCAAGATCTACATCGACCGCGGCCTCGAACCGGCCTTGGCGCGGCAGGTGGCAGAACAGCTCTCCGCCAAAGACATCTTCGCCGCGCATGCCCGAGATGAACTCGGACTGAGCGCCCACGTCGTCGCCCGGCCGGTGCAGGCTGCCTTGACGTCAGCCCTGACCTTCTCGGTCGGCGCCGCATTGCCGATCGGAATCGTGCTGCTCGCACCGACCGGATCGACCTCTATGGTCGTGTCCGGCGGATCGCTGATTTGCCTCGCGATCCTCGGCGCCGTCAGCGCCCACATCGGCGGTGCCGGACTGCTGAAACCAACGCTGCGGGTCACGTTCTGGGGGGCTCTGGCGATGGCTGCGAGCGCAGCGATCGGCGCGCTGGTGGGGCACACGATCTAGTATCGTCCTAGCTATTGTCGTCGCCCTGCGCCCTTCCCTTGCCGCCCGGACGATCAGCGGATCTTCTGGGCCGCGGTGAACGAAGGCGGTCGATCACCGCATCTCGAACGATTCCTGATGGAAACGCGACGCCGGCAGTCCTTGCGCCACCATCGCGCGGCGCATCGCATCACCAAATCCGCTTGGGCCGCAAAACCAGACGTCCGCTTGCTTCCATTCGGGCACCAGGGCCGCGAGTTTTTCAAGCGTCAGGCGGTCGCCTTGCGATCCGTCCACGACATGAAAAGCGATCCCCGACTGACGGGCCAGTTGCGCGATCGGAGCGACAAAGCCGGGGTCGGGCGTATCGGTGGCGTAGAACAAATCAACCGGATTGGACTGCCCGCCTCCCACCAGTTGCTTCAGCCGGGCGATGAACGGCGTGACGCCCACGCCGCCGCCGATCCAGATCTGCCGGCCGCTGTCGTCCTCAAAATTGAACCGGCCATACGGCCCCTCCACGACGACGCCCTGCCCCACATGCAGGCTGCCCGCCAGGCTTCGCGTGTAGTCGCCGAGTCCCTTGATCGAGAACATCAACAGCCCGTCATTTTGCCAGGAGGACGAGATCGTGAAGGGATGCGCAGCCTCGGCGTCGTCGAAGTCCACGAAGGCGAACTGACCGGCCTCGTGGCCGCGCCATGCCGTTTCGAGCCGGACGCCGACCTCGAGCATTTGATTGTCGTCGTAAAGCGACAGCGTCGCGATCGTGCCGGATGCCTTTCGCGAACTGCCGATCCGTCGAAACAGCGCAGTCACGGCGGCGACCGTCCCGGCGATCAACAGACACGCCAGCACCAGCCCGAGCGGCTTGGTCCAGTAGCTCTTGTCGATCAGAATGAAGGCGTGAAACACCAGCGCCAGATAGACGAGCGGCATCAACCGATGCGTCCAGAAGAAGTATTTGTAGGGAAACCGTTTCCACAAGGCGATCGCAACCAGGACGACGAGGGCGTAGAGCGCCCACTCACCGACCTCGGCGGCGGGATGCTTCAGATCACGAAACAGATCGAAGCCCAGGGCGGCGTCTTCTTGCGGGTGCGCCGGCTTCGGCGGGAGCGCGACCAGACCGAGCTCCGTGATCCATGACGGCCCCTCGCGCAGCAGCCAGTGCGCCAGCGCAAATCCAAGCGCCGAAATCCCCAGCCATCGATGTAGGCGATAGAACTTGTCGAGGCCTCCCAGCGGCGTTTCGAACCAAACCGGCCGGGCGGCCAGGATCACGCCGACGGACATCAGCCCCAGCGCGAGCACGCCGCAGCCATAAACCAGCGTCGCGCGGGTCTCCCAGAAACCTTGCTGCCATGGGTCGGGGGCCAGGCTGAGGAGCCACAGGCCCGACAGACCACCGATTACCCCGGCGAACGCCACCTTCAATCTCACGGTCTGCATGCTTCGCCTCGATCGC from the Rhodopseudomonas palustris genome contains:
- a CDS encoding TniQ family protein, whose amino-acid sequence is MRVDYFPLLVSPGEDEPAHALLRRLARRNGIDNRGVMTELTGLSASRLRRGDGVEKLAHLLNCNPDVLSHSTAQSIVKGIVSLRGEPLRLADDLLQKERRVCPVCISEGAYQRFWFELSFVSTCPKHRVALVDACSCGKPLSWDDVNIEKCSHCEDGSVYRLTPLTPHEDVLMMNRWALGRLGVGRTVSIPILDSMPLWIALNVVSRVGVVAIKGYTFWRGVDGYDTPAHEIRAAGFRILQSGRLDQLLDEVYGQYLAEKTKNYAETYRTIYGFFGEWFKVWYNSKYFVEGARPFADIVIANAARKKVVDLEMKKTTRHAKRTSSAVGRSGRGRASARDVAPAC
- a CDS encoding DDE-type integrase/transposase/recombinase, producing the protein MNLAHVPVQIRTGATIRIDTRRYLVGPPGDQVRVFTDKESGTEKALANTAILHMMRSGRITTDAAFRALPPVVQDNLQVDWGAFSDVERLSAERKYPFVKAIDDLPAPFRDKRKHVLPVIERVLGEATDDLRPHRDVTFRTAREWYLRWLVAGRDIRALVDNHRKKGNRTPRLEEWHKQEIMKGIDEVYRNEIAGSKADARAAAARHILLRADRDGLGLPTLGAKEVIGKHLVSRMINKMEVYDLTVARHGKRQADFLMKAVRAGPACSMPLEEAEVDHTPLDLIVVDKNGLVLGRPWLTVIIDRWSRMILGLSLSFTPPSWVSVMEALRVAVQPKEGLLAKVSEAAGRDVTFRFPWPCYGPMTRLFCDNGAEFRSTSMRQTERALNMQIVDLPRAAGWLKGRVERWFRTHNQGIIHKLPGTTKSNPRDRGTYKSEKHAVLTLEDANWIIAKWIVDVYHTTKHSEIGEPPLDRWTRGIIEVGERPAPPEELLVPLTGLVIDRHLRSPGIEFEGLRWNSNAFSGLRNRLAGNSAVTVRIDPLDLRTAYILDPTALDAKAKWVEGYLQADEDVAKLTLYQYRVLKKARQNADDECFDPKKALARAKSSQEIIDLIDERSPRKKLPKKAVRFLTDGRNPSEHLRGERLCSDESERELGSYDPDSALMSPPPDERGPYRDRTPAVEAPHAQAPLPPEVDLDAFAASADAECEPKRDVTPDQSPPILVVKRRSLD
- a CDS encoding TniQ family protein: MLLRLAERNGIKTYAQLSALTELTIRDLRNGIGVNRLAAILHCDPDRLLDCTPLVSSASFAIRGERFSAKQAVKQSVRRLCPDCVRQSAHHRFWFDLEFVTTCPAHGRPLIRTCSCGQPLSWADVRISKCRRCDNGDVTTVPWTPANPDIIEMDRWILGRLGVGKAAPASFLDGLDLGAALHLMQNVGVLDLGGYQTAWPEPADFGVSMAEARSRGFKVLKHDRLSEIMDRVCAEFVTSKSGRAATIKNAYGWFGQWLLDLQPQDVADRICEMAPNNAPGQTRWPLSGRMADFRQAS
- a CDS encoding TniB family NTP-binding protein, producing MQWSTRSVEERRKHIGSFVAVTPTMKRATDVFRRCYREHHEDPQASCSFVVGETGVGKTTAANDFMEEIREEYRGMLKDGIDVQTIDPKTYPTNMSVTFQEPGRGLVRPVLKIMVSKKTTYKQLFGETLAALGMPTKRATLAEMKSILRRQIEGQGVRMIIFDECQHIVDSSQIRDPYEAADFLKELMKETRVQICCVGLHYATDFLIENGQLETMKSEEHHMRPFPLDLSEREELSMFLRSLSDDLPFDRKPQLFAPPLALRLHLASDGYVGYITKYVSLAAKDAIDQNLDTVTIDLLGDAYARKHNVPDKENPFRVTGEIDEDGFQKIKAARRKMLEEEARKSRAARRKKEREKSLRKAAAAA